In a genomic window of Streptomyces roseoviridis:
- a CDS encoding LPXTG cell wall anchor domain-containing protein has protein sequence MRSIISRKMLTTAAATGLLSLTGGFALTVNSAAATGESPGSGSGRHASAPLPANVCGDHARLGEQVAAAVGDICRQALQSVRGPVGDDPDGYGDEEPDGHSSTPPGHPSTPPGHPSTPPGHPSTPPGHPSTPPPSHPDEPGGCEDGGTGPHCEPGHPSTPPGHPSTPPGHPSTPPGHPSTPPGHPSTPPGHPSTPPGHPSTPPGHPSTPPGHPSTPPPTHPDEPGECEDGQTGPGCEPGGETTPPASTPPPTHPDEPGCEDGGNGSGCEGPGGTTPPGGTTPPGGTTPPGNPSHPGEHPHLPDTGGDSAALMGAAGISVALLVGGTVMYLRGGRLVRGRH, from the coding sequence ATGCGATCCATCATCAGCAGGAAAATGCTCACCACCGCGGCGGCGACCGGCCTTCTGTCGCTGACCGGCGGATTCGCCCTGACCGTGAACTCCGCTGCCGCCACGGGTGAGTCCCCGGGATCGGGCAGCGGCCGGCACGCGTCGGCCCCCCTGCCGGCCAACGTCTGCGGCGACCACGCGCGCCTGGGGGAGCAGGTCGCCGCGGCGGTCGGCGACATCTGCCGGCAGGCGCTCCAGTCGGTCCGGGGACCGGTCGGCGACGACCCCGACGGCTACGGGGACGAGGAGCCGGACGGCCACTCCTCCACCCCGCCGGGGCACCCGTCGACTCCTCCCGGTCACCCGTCGACCCCGCCGGGGCACCCCTCCACCCCGCCCGGTCACCCGTCGACCCCGCCGCCGTCCCACCCGGACGAGCCCGGTGGGTGCGAGGACGGCGGGACGGGCCCGCACTGCGAACCCGGTCACCCGTCGACCCCGCCGGGACACCCCTCGACCCCGCCGGGACACCCCTCGACCCCGCCGGGACACCCGTCGACTCCTCCCGGTCACCCGTCGACCCCGCCGGGGCACCCGTCGACTCCTCCCGGTCACCCGTCGACCCCGCCGGGGCACCCCTCCACCCCGCCCGGTCACCCGTCGACCCCGCCGCCGACTCACCCGGACGAGCCCGGTGAGTGCGAGGACGGCCAGACCGGTCCGGGCTGCGAGCCCGGTGGCGAGACGACTCCGCCCGCCTCCACCCCGCCGCCCACCCACCCGGACGAGCCCGGCTGCGAGGACGGCGGAAACGGTTCCGGCTGCGAGGGACCCGGCGGCACCACCCCGCCCGGCGGCACGACCCCGCCCGGGGGCACCACCCCTCCCGGCAACCCCTCCCACCCCGGTGAGCACCCGCACCTCCCCGACACCGGTGGTGACTCCGCCGCTCTCATGGGAGCCGCCGGGATCAGCGTCGCGCTCCTCGTCGGCGGCACCGTGATGTACCTGCGCGGCGGGCGACTGGTGCGCGGCAGGCACTGA
- a CDS encoding chaplin, giving the protein MSRIAKAVALSFGAAATVAGAAGVATADAGAHGAAVHSPGVLSGNLVQVPVHIPINLCGNTVNVIGALNPAFGNTCINA; this is encoded by the coding sequence ATGTCCCGTATCGCGAAGGCTGTCGCCCTCTCCTTCGGTGCCGCCGCCACCGTCGCCGGTGCCGCCGGTGTCGCCACCGCCGACGCCGGAGCCCACGGCGCGGCCGTGCACTCCCCCGGCGTCCTGTCCGGCAACCTCGTCCAGGTCCCGGTGCACATCCCGATCAACCTCTGCGGCAACACCGTGAACGTCATCGGTGCCCTGAACCCGGCGTTCGGCAACACCTGCATCAACGCCTGA
- a CDS encoding glycosyltransferase: protein MPGGRTPGADVRPRAHPDVLHAVQPGDGGVARVVTDLVRGQLAAGLRVAVACPPGTELAAAVRAEGADAYDWRAGRDPGPRLVRETRDLSRLVRTVRPALVHAHSAKAGLCARLALRGRVPTVYQPHAWSFEAVEGTTAALALRWERWAARWSAAVLCVSDAERRTGETAGVRARWSVVHNGVDTTRFAPPEPGDDLPAVPVRGGPEGPPAAGAGEAPSGPLVVCVGRLCRQKGQDVLLDAWASVLARVPGARLVLVGDGPEAERLRAAAPPSVRFTGAVADPAPWYRAADVVVLPSRWEGMALAPLEAMASGRPVVVTDVDGARESLPPGHVEPCLVPPEDPTALAAALGRLLGRPELRHSLGREAREHVLSRFDVRRTGAAVAELYREMAGVRCTEHREPIAQ from the coding sequence ATGCCCGGCGGGCGGACGCCCGGGGCTGACGTGCGCCCGCGAGCACACCCGGACGTCCTGCACGCGGTCCAGCCGGGTGACGGAGGGGTCGCCCGGGTCGTCACGGACCTGGTCCGCGGCCAGCTCGCGGCGGGCCTGCGGGTGGCCGTGGCCTGCCCGCCCGGCACCGAACTCGCCGCCGCCGTAAGGGCGGAGGGCGCCGACGCGTACGACTGGCGGGCGGGCCGTGACCCCGGCCCGCGGCTGGTCCGCGAGACGCGTGACCTCTCCCGGCTGGTCCGTACCGTACGGCCCGCGCTGGTCCACGCGCACAGCGCGAAGGCGGGCCTGTGCGCCCGGCTCGCCCTGCGGGGAAGGGTCCCGACGGTGTACCAGCCGCACGCCTGGTCCTTCGAGGCGGTCGAGGGCACGACCGCGGCCCTCGCCCTGCGGTGGGAGCGCTGGGCGGCCCGGTGGTCGGCCGCGGTCCTCTGCGTCAGCGACGCCGAGCGCCGCACCGGCGAGACGGCCGGGGTGCGGGCGCGCTGGTCCGTCGTCCACAACGGCGTGGACACGACCCGGTTCGCCCCGCCGGAGCCCGGCGACGACTTGCCGGCCGTGCCGGTGCGGGGCGGCCCGGAAGGGCCGCCCGCCGCCGGGGCCGGGGAGGCGCCGTCGGGGCCGCTCGTCGTGTGCGTCGGGCGGCTGTGCCGGCAGAAGGGGCAGGACGTGCTGCTCGACGCGTGGGCCTCGGTGCTCGCGCGGGTGCCCGGGGCGCGGCTGGTGTTGGTGGGGGACGGACCGGAGGCGGAGCGGTTGCGGGCCGCCGCCCCGCCGTCGGTGCGGTTCACGGGGGCCGTCGCCGATCCCGCGCCCTGGTACCGGGCGGCCGACGTCGTCGTCCTGCCTTCCCGCTGGGAGGGCATGGCGCTGGCGCCGTTGGAGGCCATGGCGAGCGGGCGGCCGGTGGTGGTCACCGACGTGGACGGGGCGCGGGAGAGCCTGCCGCCGGGCCACGTGGAGCCGTGCCTGGTACCGCCCGAGGATCCGACGGCGCTCGCCGCGGCGCTCGGCCGCCTTCTGGGCAGGCCCGAACTGCGGCACTCGCTGGGCCGGGAGGCCCGCGAGCACGTACTCAGCAGATTCGATGTGCGGCGCACCGGCGCGGCCGTCGCGGAGCTCTACCGCGAGATGGCCGGAGTGCGGTGCACGGAGCACAGAGAGCCGATCGCACAGTGA
- a CDS encoding sugar transferase: MTTESTSIPPSPGSWPSAGQVASLTSPRGAADRLALPPRRRPAGGRPAAVPLVVADACAVLLATCLLSAAHRRWDLALFVGALVVLLDGRAGLYRPVVVLTGVLDDLPALASRAGVAWCVTAAAVAAYAPGLALGPLRLCAAYGTHVVAVAVLRGLVQAHRRRSARAHPRSALVVGGPGAAQRFAAALVQHPEYGIRPVGIVGARPDGERPGGEPGLPVLSTTEEIHRAVIQNTVRDAVFLTEDDGLLTLFQQYGCTTWRIGGGAAGAAMGDHLWGYGCRRLVPVGERPGLTAKRVLDVALAGPALALALPVLLVCALAVRIADGPGVLFRQERVGQNGRLFTLLKFRTLRPADETESATRWSVAHDHRMSAAGHFLRKTSLDELPQLWNVLRGDMSLVGPRPERPYFVGQFSRIHAGYAARHRMPVGLTGLAQVHGLRGDTSIEDRCRFDNHYIDHWSLWQDVCILLRTAAGLVRPTGS; the protein is encoded by the coding sequence GTGACGACCGAAAGCACCAGCATCCCTCCTTCGCCCGGCTCCTGGCCCTCCGCGGGCCAGGTCGCCTCCCTGACCTCGCCCCGCGGTGCCGCCGACCGCCTCGCGCTGCCGCCGCGCCGGCGGCCGGCGGGGGGCCGGCCGGCCGCCGTGCCCCTGGTCGTGGCCGACGCGTGCGCCGTCCTGCTCGCGACGTGCCTGCTGTCCGCCGCGCACCGGCGCTGGGACCTCGCGCTGTTCGTCGGGGCGCTCGTCGTGCTGCTCGACGGCCGGGCCGGCCTCTACCGCCCGGTGGTCGTGCTCACCGGCGTCCTCGACGACCTGCCGGCGCTGGCCTCGCGCGCCGGGGTGGCCTGGTGCGTGACGGCCGCGGCGGTGGCCGCGTACGCCCCGGGGCTCGCGCTCGGACCGCTGCGGCTGTGTGCCGCGTACGGCACGCACGTCGTGGCCGTGGCCGTGCTGCGCGGACTGGTCCAGGCGCACCGGCGGCGGTCGGCGCGTGCGCATCCGCGGTCGGCCCTCGTGGTGGGGGGGCCGGGCGCGGCGCAGCGGTTCGCCGCCGCGCTCGTCCAGCACCCCGAGTACGGGATCCGGCCGGTCGGGATCGTCGGGGCGCGGCCGGACGGCGAACGCCCGGGCGGCGAGCCGGGCCTTCCGGTGCTCAGCACGACCGAGGAGATCCACCGGGCGGTCATCCAGAACACGGTCCGCGACGCGGTCTTCCTGACCGAGGACGACGGTCTGCTGACCCTCTTCCAGCAGTACGGCTGCACCACCTGGCGGATCGGCGGCGGGGCGGCCGGGGCGGCGATGGGCGACCATCTGTGGGGCTACGGCTGCCGGCGGCTGGTGCCGGTCGGCGAGCGGCCCGGGCTCACCGCGAAGCGGGTCCTGGACGTGGCACTGGCCGGGCCCGCGCTGGCGCTGGCGCTGCCGGTGCTGCTGGTGTGCGCCCTGGCGGTGCGGATCGCGGACGGGCCGGGAGTGCTGTTCCGGCAGGAGCGGGTGGGGCAGAACGGCCGCCTGTTCACGCTGCTGAAGTTCCGTACGCTGCGGCCGGCCGACGAGACCGAGTCGGCGACCCGGTGGAGCGTCGCCCACGACCACCGGATGAGCGCGGCCGGGCACTTCCTGCGGAAGACCTCGCTCGATGAGCTGCCGCAGCTGTGGAACGTGCTGCGCGGCGACATGAGCCTGGTCGGGCCGCGGCCCGAACGTCCCTACTTCGTCGGTCAGTTCAGCCGGATCCACGCCGGTTACGCGGCCCGGCACCGGATGCCGGTGGGTCTGACCGGGCTCGCGCAGGTGCACGGTCTGCGCGGCGACACCTCGATCGAGGACCGCTGCCGCTTCGACAACCACTACATCGACCACTGGTCGCTCTGGCAGGACGTGTGCATCCTGCTGCGCACGGCGGCCGGTCTCGTGCGACCGACGGGAAGCTGA
- a CDS encoding O-antigen ligase family protein, translating into MTTAVTVPLPGAGPEARERRPDGRETRPEVRDWARRAGALSPVLAVIALLLVPGGGDAQGGTGGTGTVADAASGLLVLVCLVRVLRSGARPLTRTAAVVLGLPVIGVCLAAITSHDPGASLPGVARYLQVFVLVPAAVLLMIRDRRDFALVAWALVGLALLQGAVGVVQYLTGTGASYQGEDIRAVGTFGPSDVMGMATVVSYGLVVVTGLALGGRPGRARTAALVCAGLLLPPLVVSFSRGAWIATVLACALQLVLSGLRRAGRVALVVGALAVVLVGGLGVGSAMVKERVASITQVTAAPDQSVTDRYTMWAAAGRMWRAEPLTGVGLKGFPSYRDSNASLALSSGSDTAGAGAGFTRQPLLSPHNMYLLVLSEQGLIGLLALAGGWVALLVAALSRRRLGAECALVAIGLLSWQLIDFFYADIGGPSTVLVSVVLGLAAWWSLAEVRRA; encoded by the coding sequence ATGACCACGGCCGTGACGGTGCCGTTGCCCGGCGCCGGTCCCGAGGCACGGGAACGCCGTCCCGACGGACGCGAGACCCGTCCCGAGGTACGGGACTGGGCGCGCAGGGCCGGGGCGCTGTCCCCCGTCCTCGCCGTGATCGCGCTGCTGCTGGTGCCGGGCGGCGGGGACGCGCAGGGCGGCACGGGCGGCACGGGAACGGTCGCGGACGCCGCGTCGGGGCTGCTGGTGCTGGTGTGTCTGGTGCGGGTGCTGCGCAGTGGTGCCCGGCCGCTGACCCGGACGGCGGCGGTCGTCCTGGGCCTGCCGGTGATCGGCGTCTGCCTGGCCGCGATCACCTCCCACGACCCCGGTGCCAGCCTGCCGGGCGTCGCCCGCTACCTCCAGGTCTTCGTCCTCGTGCCGGCGGCCGTGCTGCTGATGATCCGGGACCGGCGGGACTTCGCCCTGGTGGCGTGGGCCCTGGTCGGGCTGGCACTGCTGCAGGGCGCGGTGGGCGTGGTGCAGTACCTGACGGGGACCGGCGCGTCCTACCAGGGCGAGGACATCCGGGCGGTGGGAACGTTCGGGCCGAGCGACGTGATGGGCATGGCGACGGTCGTCTCGTACGGCCTGGTCGTCGTCACCGGTCTGGCGCTCGGCGGACGGCCGGGGCGGGCGCGGACCGCGGCGCTGGTGTGCGCGGGGCTCCTCCTCCCGCCCCTCGTCGTCTCCTTCAGCCGGGGCGCGTGGATCGCGACCGTCCTGGCGTGCGCGCTCCAGCTGGTCCTCTCGGGCCTGCGGCGGGCGGGGCGGGTCGCCCTGGTCGTCGGGGCGCTGGCGGTCGTGCTGGTCGGCGGGCTCGGCGTCGGCTCGGCGATGGTGAAGGAACGGGTCGCCAGCATCACGCAGGTCACGGCGGCGCCGGACCAGTCGGTGACCGACCGGTACACGATGTGGGCGGCGGCGGGCCGGATGTGGCGCGCGGAGCCGCTGACGGGCGTGGGCCTGAAGGGCTTCCCCTCGTACCGCGACTCGAACGCCTCGCTCGCGCTGTCCTCCGGCAGTGACACGGCCGGCGCCGGCGCCGGGTTCACCCGGCAGCCGCTGCTGTCGCCGCACAACATGTACCTGCTCGTGCTGAGCGAGCAGGGCCTGATCGGTCTGCTCGCGCTCGCGGGCGGCTGGGTGGCCCTCCTGGTCGCGGCCCTGAGCCGGCGGCGGCTCGGCGCCGAGTGCGCGCTGGTCGCGATCGGCCTGCTGTCCTGGCAGCTCATCGACTTCTTCTACGCGGACATCGGCGGCCCGTCGACGGTCCTGGTGTCGGTCGTGCTCGGCCTGGCGGCGTGGTGGTCGCTGGCGGAGGTGCGGCGTGCGTGA